One Campylobacter concisus genomic window, AAATTACGTATCATTGGCGATAAAGAATCCGGAAAATATTGGATTATACTAGATATTTTTATATTGGAAATACTTATTGTCCAGCCATCGCCACCAATTTCTTCTGTCGTTATATTTTGTGGCATTATTATCAAAGTATTACTTTTTTTAGTTTCCTTAAGTATTTCTGATAATAAGCTAGCAAATCCTTTAATGTCCAAACATATACTTTTATTTTTATCAAATTTCCAGAGCTGACCATCGTTAAAATCTACTATATTATAATCAAATTCATCAAAACTTCTCGGCTCGCTTATTTTGCTTATACAAAAATTCTTATCTCTCAAAAAGCAAGTGCGTTGAGTTAGTACTTGAATATTCATTTTTTACTCCAGGTGGTTTATATTACTCGCATAAATCTAACTTTTACATAGTGAATTTTATTTTTTGCGCTTAGAAAATTTTCCCGCCGAACATCTCATACATCGCCTTTTCCTCGCCCCAAAGCTCGCGGTGTTTTTTGATGCAGGATTTTATCGCGTCCACGAGATAGAGCACGTCGCGCTCGGTGTGCGTGTAGTGCAGGCTCACGCGCACGAAGCCGGGCTTACTTTCTGGCATGCGCCCCTCCTTGATACCCAGCAGATCGTGAGCATACGGGCCCGCGCACATCACGCCCGCGCGCGTCTGGATACCGAAGTCGTTGCTAAGGCTCGCGGCGAAATCATACGCCGAGACGCCGCGCACGTTAAAGGAAATTATCGGCAGCCGCGGCGCGCCCTTTGGAGCGTAGTTTATGATCTCGTCAATGCCTGCTAGCTCGCTCTCAAAAAGCCGCGCTAGCTCGTCCTCGGCTCTTTTTATTTGTTCGAAGCCCACCTCGTTTCGCAGTGCGTAGGCCAAATTTGCGCGCATAAGCCCGATGATAGGCGGCGTACCGCCTTCTTCTAGTTGCTCGGGATTTTTCAAAAATACGTGTCCTTCGCGGCTAGCGTAAGCGACCGTCCCGCCCGCGGCAAACGTCGGCACGTCGCTACCGAGCAGCTCCTTTTTGATCGCCAAAAGCCCGCAGCTTGCAGGTCCGCCGAGTAACTTATGCGGCGAGAGGAAAATCGCGTCGAAGTAATCGCAATCTAAATTTGCGTGCGAGCTCAGCGCTGCGCAGTCAAAGGCGACGATGCCGCCTGCGGCTCTGATTAGCTCGCTGATCTTTTTGCAGTCGCTAACGACGCCCGTAACGTTTGAGGCGGCGCTAAACGAGCCGATGATGCGGCGTCCCGCATTAAGCTTTAGGATGCGCTCAAGTGCGAGCAGATCGATCTCGCCAGACTCGCTAAGCGGCACGCGCAGGTAGTCGCAAAGCCCCTCGCGAAAGCTAAGTTCGTTTGAGTGGTGTTCGTAGGGCGAAACGAGCACGAGCGGAAGCTGCGCGGCGCGTAAATTTGCCTCGCCGATCGCGCTTGCGGTCGCAGGCGGCAGGTAAATGCCTAGTAGCTCCTGAAATTTCTTGATCGCGGCCGTCGCGCCCTGCCCGCAAGCGATGAGATAAAACCGCTCGTCAAGCCCAAGTAGCTTTTTTAGGCTCTCGCGCGCGCCCTCGTAGCGCCGCTGCGTGATGATGGCGCTAGAGCTACTGTCGGAGTGGGTGTTGGCGTAGGTTTTGAGAGCGTCTGCTATCTCGCGCTCTACGGGCTCATAGGCAAGCCCCGAAGCGGTGTAGTCAAAATAATGCACGTCACGCTTTAAGATGATATTTTTTCGTATTTCGTCTAAATTTGCCATTTTTACTCTTTAAATTTGATGCGGTAATTATATTAAATTTTCGCAAATTTGGGGCTTTTGCGGTGGAAATGATTTAGTAAATTTGGAGATTAAATTTGAGCAAGCTAAATTTAACCGCAAAGCGGCAAATTTAACTTGATAGAGCACAGAAGCGCGAGCCACAGAGGCTCACGACCATTTTATTATTTGTTTATAAAATTTTTCTCTAGCCACTCGATAGCTTTTGCCTCAGTTTCGAAGCGTCCGCTTTTAGCGACTTGATTTTGCCCCTCGTAGAAGCGAATCCTGATACCGTCTTGGACGCTATCTACCTTTATTCTAGTGATCTTGTCTTTGTTTAGATAGACTCTATCGTTTAGTTTTACGTACATTTTTCTCCCTTAAATTTGATGTGGTTTTATTTCTTTTTATCTTTTGCGTCGTCTTTGGTCGAGTCCTTTTTCTCGCCGTCTTTTTTCAAAAATAGCTCCTTAAAGCGCTTATCCGCAAAGTCCTCGATATCGTTTTGTAGCTGCCTATAGGCGTTTATGAGCTCATGCGCGCGTTCGTTTAGCGTCGTGCCGGCATTTTCGCCGCCGCCTTGCTTGGTGGTGAAGAGCTCCTCTTTTAGATTTTTTTGCAAAATTTGCAGATGATTCCAGCATTTTTTATAGTTCATGCCTAGGATTTCGGCGGCCTTTGAGATCGAGCCGACCTCGGCGATGACGTCTAGGACTTCGGTTTTGCCCTTGCCGAATATCAGCTCGCCCTCGTCGTTTTCTATCCAAGTTTTGGTTTTTACTCTCATCTTTTTTCCTTTCTTCTCCTTAAAACACCCCAACTGGCAGTATTTTACGTCGATTTTATAGTCTTTTAGCGTCGAGCGGATCGTCTTTAGCCCCACGCCCGCAGCCGCGTCTCTAGCGTCTTTGCACAGTATCCTGCCCTTTTCGTCGGTCATCTGTTTTAGCTGCGTCATCACGGTGTATTTGCCGCGTCCGTTTTCCAGTCCGCCAAACTGCCCCAGCTCGCAGTTATCTATCTTTACACCCATTTTTTCGGCCTCGTCGCTAACCTCGCCGATCTCTACGCCTAGCTTTGAGGCGATCTTAAACGCCGCGCCGCAGTCTAGCCTGCCCTTTGGATTTAACAGTTTTGTTATCAGTTCGCGGATTTGCTCACTCATAGATTCTCTCTGCGCCGCTATACACGTTTATGTTTTCGCCGCGAGCAAAGCCGCACAGCGTTAGGTTAAATTTACGCGCTATCACGACGCCAAGACTAGTCGGAGCCGTACGCGAGACGAGCACTGGGATGCCGTGCATGACGGCTTTTGCGACCATTTCGGAGCTGAGCCTGCCGCTCACCATCAAAAACGAATTTTGCAGCTGCGCGCCGGCTAGTATAGCTTTGCCGACGGCTTTGTCTATGGTGTTATGCTGAGCGATATCCTCGCCGATGTAAAACTGCTCTCCGTTCACGAAAAGCTTAGCCGTATGCACGCAGCCCGTCATCTCGTAAAGCTCGCACTGCGTGTAAAACTGCCCCATCTGGCGCAAAATTTCGTCTTTGTTAAATTTGACGTCGGCCTTTATAGAGCGCGCCGCCATAGCCTCAGGGTCGATGTTTGCCGTCGAGCTGCGTCCGCAGCCGCTGATTATCACCTTTTCCTCATCAAACTGCTCGAGGCGTTTTTCGTTTATTTTAGCCTTTACCCGCACGCTTAAAGCATCCTTTGAAAGCTCGATACTCTCGATATCCTCAGGGCTTGCGATCAAATTTTCGCTGATGAGATAGCCTGCAGCTAGTGCCTCCTGATCGGTCGGAGTTGCCATCACCGCGCCGAAACGCTTGCCGTTTATGTAGACCTCAAGCTTGATCTCGCGCACCAAAATATCATCAACGACGCTTTTTTGCGCGCCTTTAAATTTGGTGATTTGGGTCGTAAAAATAGGTTGCATGATTTTCCTTAATTTTTGCGAAATGATAGCTTGAAAATCTAAATTTAAGATTTGATTGTAGTGAAATCTTGCTTAAATCAAGCAAAAACTTAAACGTATTTTAGCGCGTTTTTATCGGTATCTGATGATGATTTGTATATGCGAATTTAGCATATATCTTAAGATATTTTTGACCACGATTTTATCATTATCTATTATTTGCATAAGAAATGAAGGAATAATAAAAAATAGCATAAGGCTAGAACGAGATCGCACATAACTTGCCGCATATGTAGGTTAAATCTTGAAAAATCATAAATATAATTTGCGGCCTGACGTAAGACCGAGAAGGAAATTTATATTATAGAGTCGAGTCAAAAAACTAATTTTGTCAAGCCGTATTTTACTGTTATATAGCCCGTGCATGACTCAAACACGTGGATATAAATGAGCACATCAAAAAGACTTTGAAAAAAAGCGGCTTTAAGGCGATGCTGGCAACGCAAAGAAAATATGACGCCATAAAATATCATCAGATATTTGAAGAATTTGGAGAGATAAAAAGTGCTTATGTGATATCAAGCAACGAGCACGAGGAGCTTGAGGGCGGAAATAAAGAGTATATAGCAAAGGCGTGGCAAGAGACTATAAAGGGCTACGGCAGTGAGGAAGAGTATCTAAAGCATGTGAAGGATGAATTTGTTTATGGCGACGAGATAGACTTGCTCATCGTCGTTGATAAGCTTTTAACTGGCTTTGATGCGCCAAGAGCAAGCACACTTTATATAGATAAACAGCTAAAAGAGCATAATTTGCTTCAAGCAATAGCTAGAGTAAATAGGCTTTATGATGGAAAAGATTATGGCTACATCATAGATTATAGGGGGCTTCTTGGCGAGCTTGATGAGGCGCTTACTAGCTATGCTTCGCTAAGTGGCTTTGACCCAGAAGATATAACTGGAGCCGTGATAGATGTAAGAAGCGAGATAATAAAGGCTAAGACTTACTTTGCTCATCTGGACGATCTTTTTAGCAGTGTGAAATTTAAAGACGATCTAGAAAGCTACGTGGCGGTTTTAGAAGATGTGCAAAAACGAGACGACTTTAAAGAGTGGCTATCACAGTTTGCTAGGGCGTTTAAGCTAGCGCTTTCAAGTGAGAAAATTTATGACATATTAAGCGAAGAGGAGATCAAAGCTTATAAGCAGAGGGTTAAATTTTATAACGAGCTAAGAAAGGCTGTGCAACTAAGGTATCACGAGGCTTGTGACTTTGGCAAATACGAAGCGCAGATGCAAAAGCTGCTCGATACTTACGTAAATGCACAAGGGGTCAATGAGCTTACGAAACTCGTAAATATCTTTGAGACGGAATTTGACGATGAGGTGCAAAGGGTTGAGGGTAAAAACGCAAAGGCTGACACTATCATCAGTGCCGTAAGCGCGGTGGTAAAAGAGAAAATGGACTCAAATCCAGCCTTTTATAAATCAATAGCGCAGCAGATACAAGATATCATCGACGAGTACAAGGCAAAAAGGCTAAGTGAGGAAGAAAAACTTGCCAAAGCAAAACTACTAAAAGACCTCATAACTGGCGCTTTAAAGCCAAATGAAGACAGATATCCAAAAGAATTTAATGGTAAGAAAATTTTATTTGCTATTTATGATAATTTGCTTGACATTTTGGCAGATGTAAAGCTTGTGGATGTTGAGGTGGTTGCTAAAAATTTGAGCGTGAAATTTTATGAAATTTACAAAGAGGCCTCAAAAAAACCAGAATGGCACAATAATAAAGATGTAGAAAATGAGATAACAAGCGCTATGGAGGACGCTCTTTGGGAGATAGAGGATGAATATGACGTTTCTATTGATGAGAAGGAAAAAATTTACCAAACTATCCGTGGAATAGAGATAAGCTTTTATGTTAAATGAGGTAAAAATCATCAAAAAAGAGGTGAAAAACATCACCTTAAAAGTTAGACCAAATGGCGAAGCGATCCTAACCGCGCCAAAAACCGCAAGCGATGAGCATATAAAATTTATCATAAAAAAAAGAGCTAAATGGATAGCACAAAAGCGCGCGTTTTTTACCTCGTTTAAGACGCCCGAAAAAGAGTACGTAAGCGGCGAAGACTTTAAATATCTTGGGCGAAGCTACCGGCTTAAAGTCGTGCAGTCTAAAGAGGAGCGTGTAAAGCTTCAATGTGGCTATCTTGAGCTATTTGTAAAAGATAAAAGCGATATAAAACGAAAAGAAAATTTGATCTATGGGTGGTACTATGAAAAGGCGATGTTATATTTTTTTAATATCTTGCAAGAATTTAACAAGATAGTAAAACAAGATATCAAAAGCGTAAAGATAAGGCAGATGAAAACAAGATGGGGGAGTTGCAACCCATATAAATCATATATAAATTTAAACATAGAGCTTATCAAAAAGCCAAAAGCATGCATCGAGTACGTCATATTTCACGAGCTTGCTCACCTGCTGTATCCAAATCACTCAAAGAAATTTTATGACTATCTAACGCTTTATATGCCTGATTGGCAAAAACGCAAGGAAATTTTAGAAAGAGTTTAGAAAATTTGGCTTAAATTTTGGACTATTAAACATTTTTGTATTTTAAAAGTATTTTAAAATCTAAGGAAAAGTGATGAAAAATTTTTAATTTTTTATTGTTGATAAAGTAAGTGGTGGGTTCACCAGGACTCGAACCTGGGACCATCCGGTTATGAGCCGGATGCTCTAACCAACTGAGCTATGAACCCACAGTTGAAAGAAAATCATATTATACAAG contains:
- a CDS encoding aminotransferase class V-fold PLP-dependent enzyme — encoded protein: MANLDEIRKNIILKRDVHYFDYTASGLAYEPVEREIADALKTYANTHSDSSSSAIITQRRYEGARESLKKLLGLDERFYLIACGQGATAAIKKFQELLGIYLPPATASAIGEANLRAAQLPLVLVSPYEHHSNELSFREGLCDYLRVPLSESGEIDLLALERILKLNAGRRIIGSFSAASNVTGVVSDCKKISELIRAAGGIVAFDCAALSSHANLDCDYFDAIFLSPHKLLGGPASCGLLAIKKELLGSDVPTFAAGGTVAYASREGHVFLKNPEQLEEGGTPPIIGLMRANLAYALRNEVGFEQIKRAEDELARLFESELAGIDEIINYAPKGAPRLPIISFNVRGVSAYDFAASLSNDFGIQTRAGVMCAGPYAHDLLGIKEGRMPESKPGFVRVSLHYTHTERDVLYLVDAIKSCIKKHRELWGEEKAMYEMFGGKIF
- a CDS encoding winged helix-turn-helix domain-containing protein, whose amino-acid sequence is MSEQIRELITKLLNPKGRLDCGAAFKIASKLGVEIGEVSDEAEKMGVKIDNCELGQFGGLENGRGKYTVMTQLKQMTDEKGRILCKDARDAAAGVGLKTIRSTLKDYKIDVKYCQLGCFKEKKGKKMRVKTKTWIENDEGELIFGKGKTEVLDVIAEVGSISKAAEILGMNYKKCWNHLQILQKNLKEELFTTKQGGGENAGTTLNERAHELINAYRQLQNDIEDFADKRFKELFLKKDGEKKDSTKDDAKDKKK
- the fdhD gene encoding formate dehydrogenase accessory sulfurtransferase FdhD, with amino-acid sequence MQPIFTTQITKFKGAQKSVVDDILVREIKLEVYINGKRFGAVMATPTDQEALAAGYLISENLIASPEDIESIELSKDALSVRVKAKINEKRLEQFDEEKVIISGCGRSSTANIDPEAMAARSIKADVKFNKDEILRQMGQFYTQCELYEMTGCVHTAKLFVNGEQFYIGEDIAQHNTIDKAVGKAILAGAQLQNSFLMVSGRLSSEMVAKAVMHGIPVLVSRTAPTSLGVVIARKFNLTLCGFARGENINVYSGAERIYE
- a CDS encoding UvrB domain 3-containing protein, encoding MLATQRKYDAIKYHQIFEEFGEIKSAYVISSNEHEELEGGNKEYIAKAWQETIKGYGSEEEYLKHVKDEFVYGDEIDLLIVVDKLLTGFDAPRASTLYIDKQLKEHNLLQAIARVNRLYDGKDYGYIIDYRGLLGELDEALTSYASLSGFDPEDITGAVIDVRSEIIKAKTYFAHLDDLFSSVKFKDDLESYVAVLEDVQKRDDFKEWLSQFARAFKLALSSEKIYDILSEEEIKAYKQRVKFYNELRKAVQLRYHEACDFGKYEAQMQKLLDTYVNAQGVNELTKLVNIFETEFDDEVQRVEGKNAKADTIISAVSAVVKEKMDSNPAFYKSIAQQIQDIIDEYKAKRLSEEEKLAKAKLLKDLITGALKPNEDRYPKEFNGKKILFAIYDNLLDILADVKLVDVEVVAKNLSVKFYEIYKEASKKPEWHNNKDVENEITSAMEDALWEIEDEYDVSIDEKEKIYQTIRGIEISFYVK
- a CDS encoding M48 family metallopeptidase, with product MLNEVKIIKKEVKNITLKVRPNGEAILTAPKTASDEHIKFIIKKRAKWIAQKRAFFTSFKTPEKEYVSGEDFKYLGRSYRLKVVQSKEERVKLQCGYLELFVKDKSDIKRKENLIYGWYYEKAMLYFFNILQEFNKIVKQDIKSVKIRQMKTRWGSCNPYKSYINLNIELIKKPKACIEYVIFHELAHLLYPNHSKKFYDYLTLYMPDWQKRKEILERV